The genomic stretch attcatttttttttacttacacaCTTTCAGGTGTCCACCCACTTTTAGCTAAGCGGAAGGCTGGTCGAGTATTAATAACTTTGGAATGCAGTGTATCGCGCAAGCTTGGATTTCCTCCTTCACGATATTACACAACTAAAAACAAGGTTAACACTCCTAATAGATTGGAGCttatgaaatataataagTATCTGAAGAAGCACACACTACACAAGGAAATTAGATAAATGGGCgcttaaaatatttttgtttcatGTATATGTGActattataatacataaaatcT from Theileria orientalis strain Shintoku DNA, chromosome 1, complete genome encodes the following:
- a CDS encoding 50S ribosomal protein L33; the protein is MNVLYIFIFLFFSYIEPSHSWILRKCYFTSNYFLPSRGVHPLLAKRKAGRVLITLECSVSRKLGFPPSRYYTTKNKVNTPNRLELMKYNKYLKKHTLHKEIR